The Oleiphilus messinensis DNA segment TGCTTGGCGGGTCCGGCGAAGCTGATGGTTTTTGCGGAAATCCCGCTCGCTAAAGCAGCGCGAAGTTCTTTTTGGGAAGCCACATCCAAGCCGTCAACGAGGGAGGCCGCAAAGCAGACGAGTGCCGGCATCGGGTTAGCCTTGATGGCGTAGTGCAGTTTTATTCTATCGGGTATAAAGGCCCGAAAGTGATTAACTTTCTGTTCGATAATATCTCGATTGTACACATAAAAAGGCGTGCTACCCGCGATGTTGGCGATGTCGCGAAGGTCTTTCCCGTGAGCATAGTAAGTGCCATCCTTTCGGACATAGTAGGGGTGTTGGTCGTGTTGCGGTGCTTTTTTCTGCATTTCTATGTCAATTTCCTTTACGTGGTTTTCCTACCCATTTGGATTGTGTAGTGGCGCGTGTGCATACTGCACTCTTTATTTTCCGTTACACATCAAACAGATTTTGCAGTTCTGCCGATAGCGTTTTTCGATCAATCTTGCCGTTCGCGTTATGGGGAAGACTGTCTTTCAGAACCACTTTTTTGGGTACCATAAATGCGGGTAGCAGCTTTTGGCAGTAGCGAATAATTTCCTTTTCCAGTTCTTCATGGTTTCCGTTGGAGGCGCTGCCGTTCAGGTTCGGGGTTGCAGCGATCACAATAGCCTGACCTAGATCCGGGTGAGGAATCCCCAGTGCGGCGGCTTCGACAATATAACCGGAAGTGTAAATCGTTTCTTCCACCTCGGTTGGGCTCACGCGATAACCTGATGTTTTGATCATGTCATCTTTGCGGCCAACAAAAAACAGATAGCCTTCCTCATCCCGATATACTGTGTCGCCAGACCACACGGCAAGTCGCTCAATAGTGATTTCACGGATCGGGCTGGGCTCGGGTTTGAAGCGCTCCGCTGTTTTTTCGGGAGCATTCCAGTAGCCCAGACCCACCAGAGGTCCGCTGTGAACCAGTTCGCCCGGTTCATGTGGAGCACATTCGCTGCCGTCCTCACGCACAACAGTTATTTCTGCATTGGGAATGGCTTTACCCATGGATGTGGGGCGAGTGTCCACTTGAGCCGGTGGAAGGTAGGTGGATCGAAATGCTTCCGTAAGCCCGTACATTAGATAAGGTGATGCATTGCTGAAAATGCTGCGCAGTTGCTTTAATGTGGCCTCAGGCATTGCGCCCCCGGAATTGGTGAAGTAGCGCAACGACGCCCCCGCATTCTCCGCCCAGTTTAGTTTGACCAGCTGTGCCCACAATGGCGGAACTGCGGCCAATCCGGTTACTTTGTATTTTGTAATCGCTTTAGCAATGTCGTTGGGCAACAGGTAGTCTAGCAATACACAGGTTGCACCCACATGAAAGCTCGTAGTCACCTGACTCAAGCCATAGTCGAAACTGAAGGGGAGTACGGCTAACAGCACATCGTTACCGTCATTTTTTAAATATTCTGATACGCTCTCAGCACCCACTACCATATTACGGTGGCTTAAAACCACGCCTTTGGGATTACCAGTACTGCCTGAAGTGTAAAGTATCGCGGCCATGTCTGCATCCGTGACGGGACCGGGATGTTCAGTGGTGGTTAAGGTCTCCGAAAGCCAGTCCTGCCACATTTTTACCTGACAATGTCCCAGTTGGGTTGCCGGGTAGTCGTCGATGCAGATGATAGTGTGCAGGTCTGAGCAATGTTGCAGTTCATCTTCCAGCATTTTCAATCGGGCTGCATGTGTAATTAACACCCGGACGTTGCAATCCCTGAGAATGTAGCTGACTTGAGGCGCTTTCAGCAGCGGATTTACGGGGACGAACACACCGCCGGCCTTTGATGTTCCGAAAATACTGGCCACCGTTTCGAAACGCTTGGGCAGAAAAACGGCGACCCGGTCAGAGCGGTTCAAACCGTTGTGTTGCAGTGCTCTTGCCACATCCAGAGTGAGGGCATGCGTTGACTGAAAGCTGAGCACCTCATCTTTAAAGCGTAACGCGGGTTTGTCTGGGTATTGTTGTGCCGATTTTTCGAGTAGGCTGTGTATAAAGGTTGTCATTTTACTTCCGGGTGTAATGGTCTTTGATTCAGGCTCGAATTAAACACAGTTGATCCGTTATAGTGACTGACCAGAAAGCGGATTAGGGTCGGCTCCGGTCAATATCCTTTCTGGCGAATGACGAGATACGTGACTGTGCTTTATCTCCATTTAGGTTAGTTTAGCGTTTATGTGCTGTAATGGAATAAGCTATCCTTAGTTCAATGCATTTCTGTGACCAGAAGTTAAAATCTGTGAATACACCGCAGACAGGATTAACTCTTTTGGCCAGACATGCTTCATTCTACATCACTGTGCCAGAACACAGAAGCACAGGGAAATGCTTTGCCATAATGCGTTGCCAGATCTCTGTTATCCGGGAGAGGCGCTTGGT contains these protein-coding regions:
- a CDS encoding acyl-CoA ligase (AMP-forming), exosortase A system-associated; protein product: MTTFIHSLLEKSAQQYPDKPALRFKDEVLSFQSTHALTLDVARALQHNGLNRSDRVAVFLPKRFETVASIFGTSKAGGVFVPVNPLLKAPQVSYILRDCNVRVLITHAARLKMLEDELQHCSDLHTIICIDDYPATQLGHCQVKMWQDWLSETLTTTEHPGPVTDADMAAILYTSGSTGNPKGVVLSHRNMVVGAESVSEYLKNDGNDVLLAVLPFSFDYGLSQVTTSFHVGATCVLLDYLLPNDIAKAITKYKVTGLAAVPPLWAQLVKLNWAENAGASLRYFTNSGGAMPEATLKQLRSIFSNASPYLMYGLTEAFRSTYLPPAQVDTRPTSMGKAIPNAEITVVREDGSECAPHEPGELVHSGPLVGLGYWNAPEKTAERFKPEPSPIREITIERLAVWSGDTVYRDEEGYLFFVGRKDDMIKTSGYRVSPTEVEETIYTSGYIVEAAALGIPHPDLGQAIVIAATPNLNGSASNGNHEELEKEIIRYCQKLLPAFMVPKKVVLKDSLPHNANGKIDRKTLSAELQNLFDV